A single Gambusia affinis linkage group LG22, SWU_Gaff_1.0, whole genome shotgun sequence DNA region contains:
- the bmp2b gene encoding bone morphogenetic protein 2b isoform X1 → MVAVVRSLMVLLLAQVLLEGAAGLIPEVGRRKYSESGKQSPERSESFLNEFELRLLNMFGLGRRPTPSKHAVVPQYMVDLYHMHSANGDQSTKRPKSMGKHAERAASKANTIRSFHHEESMEALASLKSKTTQQFYFNLTSIPKEELITSAELRIYRDQVIGSAPPKNSSSTSGALAGGLHRINIYEIFRVPIGSNSTEPLVRLLDTRLVQDSLSRWESFDVSPAVSEWTSGNGPNHGFMVEVLHPEQTDKDTEHSQRRNGHVRVSRSLHQDQDSWPQARPLLVTYGHDGRGDSVLHTRGKRQAAVRKQRRKHQQKASCKRHTLYVDFSDVQWNEWIVAPPGYHAYYCHGECPFPLPDHLNATNHAIVQTLVNSVNSNIPRACCVPTELSPISLLYLDEYEKVILKNYQDMVVEGCGCR, encoded by the exons ATGGTCGCCGTGGTCCGCTCTCTCATGGTACTGCTGCTCGCTCAGGTGTTGCTGGAAGGTGCTGCGGGACTCATCCCCGAGGTCGGCCGGAGGAAGTACAGCGAATCTGGGAAGCAGAGCCCGGAGCGGTCGGAGAGCTTCCTCAACGAGTTCGAGCTTCGGCTTCTCAACATGTTCGGGTTGGGGCGCAGACCCACCCCCAGCAAGCACGCCGTGGTGCCACAATACATGGTGGACCTTTACCACATGCACTCTGCGAACGGAGACCAGAGCACTAAACGACCCAAGAGCATGGGCAAGCACGCAGAGAGGGCCGCCAGCAAGGCCAACACGATTAGAAGCTTTCACCATGAAG AATCAATGGAGGCACTGGCCAgtctgaaaagcaaaacaacccAGCAATTCTACTTCAACCTCACGTCTATCCCTAAAGAGGAGCTCATAACCTCTGCAGAGCTCCGCATTTACAGGGATCAGGTCATTGGATCTGCACCTCCTAAGAACAGCAGCTCTACTAGTGGTGCTCTTGCTGGAGGCCTCCATCGTATCAACATCTATGAGATCTTCAGAGTACCAATAGGCTCCAACAGCACAGAACCTCTGGTCCGTCTGCTAGACACCAGGCTTGTTCAGGACTCTTTGAGCCGCTGGGAGAGTTTTGACGTGAGTCCTGCTGTATCTGAATGGACTTCAGGGAATGGGCCGAATCATGGCTTCATGGTGGAGGTGCTTCATCCAGAGCAGACAGATAAGGACACAGAGCATTCCCAGAGAAGAAACGGGCACGTCAGGGTGAGCCGGTCCCTGCACCAGGACCAGGACTCATGGCCTCAGGCTCGGCCCCTGCTGGTAACATATGGTCACGACGGCCGTGGGGACTCAGTACTCCATACACGGGGGAAAAGGCAGGCAGCAGTCCGGAAACAACGTAGGAAGCATCAGCAAAAGGCAAGCTGCAAAAGGCATACCTTGTACGTAGATTTCAGTGACGTACAATGGAACGAGTGGATAGTGGCACCCCCAGGCTACCATGCCTACTACTGCCATGGGGAATGTCCCTTTCCATTACCAGACCACCTTAATGCAACTAATCATGCCATTGTGCAGACACTTGTCAACTCAGTAAACTCAAACATTCCCAGAGCCTGTTGTGTGCCCACCGAACTCAGCCCCATTTCGTTGCTCTACTTGGACGAATACGAGAAGGTGATTCTGAAAAACTACCAGGATATGGTGGTGGAGGGCTGTGGCTGCAGATGA
- the bmp2b gene encoding bone morphogenetic protein 2b isoform X2 yields MFGLGRRPTPSKHAVVPQYMVDLYHMHSANGDQSTKRPKSMGKHAERAASKANTIRSFHHEESMEALASLKSKTTQQFYFNLTSIPKEELITSAELRIYRDQVIGSAPPKNSSSTSGALAGGLHRINIYEIFRVPIGSNSTEPLVRLLDTRLVQDSLSRWESFDVSPAVSEWTSGNGPNHGFMVEVLHPEQTDKDTEHSQRRNGHVRVSRSLHQDQDSWPQARPLLVTYGHDGRGDSVLHTRGKRQAAVRKQRRKHQQKASCKRHTLYVDFSDVQWNEWIVAPPGYHAYYCHGECPFPLPDHLNATNHAIVQTLVNSVNSNIPRACCVPTELSPISLLYLDEYEKVILKNYQDMVVEGCGCR; encoded by the exons ATGTTCGGGTTGGGGCGCAGACCCACCCCCAGCAAGCACGCCGTGGTGCCACAATACATGGTGGACCTTTACCACATGCACTCTGCGAACGGAGACCAGAGCACTAAACGACCCAAGAGCATGGGCAAGCACGCAGAGAGGGCCGCCAGCAAGGCCAACACGATTAGAAGCTTTCACCATGAAG AATCAATGGAGGCACTGGCCAgtctgaaaagcaaaacaacccAGCAATTCTACTTCAACCTCACGTCTATCCCTAAAGAGGAGCTCATAACCTCTGCAGAGCTCCGCATTTACAGGGATCAGGTCATTGGATCTGCACCTCCTAAGAACAGCAGCTCTACTAGTGGTGCTCTTGCTGGAGGCCTCCATCGTATCAACATCTATGAGATCTTCAGAGTACCAATAGGCTCCAACAGCACAGAACCTCTGGTCCGTCTGCTAGACACCAGGCTTGTTCAGGACTCTTTGAGCCGCTGGGAGAGTTTTGACGTGAGTCCTGCTGTATCTGAATGGACTTCAGGGAATGGGCCGAATCATGGCTTCATGGTGGAGGTGCTTCATCCAGAGCAGACAGATAAGGACACAGAGCATTCCCAGAGAAGAAACGGGCACGTCAGGGTGAGCCGGTCCCTGCACCAGGACCAGGACTCATGGCCTCAGGCTCGGCCCCTGCTGGTAACATATGGTCACGACGGCCGTGGGGACTCAGTACTCCATACACGGGGGAAAAGGCAGGCAGCAGTCCGGAAACAACGTAGGAAGCATCAGCAAAAGGCAAGCTGCAAAAGGCATACCTTGTACGTAGATTTCAGTGACGTACAATGGAACGAGTGGATAGTGGCACCCCCAGGCTACCATGCCTACTACTGCCATGGGGAATGTCCCTTTCCATTACCAGACCACCTTAATGCAACTAATCATGCCATTGTGCAGACACTTGTCAACTCAGTAAACTCAAACATTCCCAGAGCCTGTTGTGTGCCCACCGAACTCAGCCCCATTTCGTTGCTCTACTTGGACGAATACGAGAAGGTGATTCTGAAAAACTACCAGGATATGGTGGTGGAGGGCTGTGGCTGCAGATGA